The proteins below come from a single Malus sylvestris chromosome 3, drMalSylv7.2, whole genome shotgun sequence genomic window:
- the LOC126616780 gene encoding disease resistance-like protein DSC1 isoform X2 codes for MECITPLLHMCCRLLTFSSPSSAGAGAVGASAADDIDADNPPRRDKYDVFISFRGEDTRLNITSHLHAALLQRKIETYIDYILQRGEEIGPALLEAIEKSTLSVIIFSQNYASSTWCLDELVHILKCKEKSGQIVIPIFYDINPSDVRQQRRSYADAFAQFEKRFNDSIDKVQKWRDALTTAANLSGFDHSQKSRLICESSCNLEGLIGIESRIKQIESLLGIHSQDACITVGIWGMAGIGKTTLAEIVFHRLSSKFEACCFLRNVRENSEQPHGLDHLGKTLLKEILKEEALSIRSIFVRERLSRTKVLIVLDDVSDSMQMERLAGNRLQYGTGSRIIITSRDRSILRQTVEEDKIYEVEGLKPDDALQLFHSRAFKNTPTIDYKELAEKAVDYAGGVPLALITLGSSLLNCKSKEEWEDELNKLKQFPNENIQRVLRLSYDRLGRNEKEIFLDIACFHKGKHVEYVKKMLGIRGFFAAVGIRVLIDVSLISIDLAQEIIEMHDLIQEMGCTIVHEQCIEDPGKRNRLFNDEDVYRLLESNTGTPFVQAILIKCWQIEKRPLKRADFKMMPNLVMLIVVYSEHFGNYSTVTTSLDLPNSLRYLYWNRYPLKSLPSNFSPENLVELHMPDSLVKQLWKEDKRLVNLEVINLQYSSDLTEVPNLFGSPKIGHINLRGCESLVEIPSYFQHLNKLTYLDVGSCTSLFSLTNICKLKSLKELDLSRCSKLESFPEIVDPIEHLESLILNKTAVQELHSSIKFLPALKRIKLNGCKRLLSIPKSICKLKYLERLDLKWCSIFYKFPRILEPMEHLNFLSLEGTAVEKLPSSIGNLVGLETLDLGMCKNLKVVSRSIYNLTNLKILSFYACQKLKKLPSNSVGLLSLEVLNLSRSGILGIPDGFVCTTSLRDLDLSRSMIRSLPASIKQASQLSTLCLIGCKWLQSLPELPVVRLLQAHGCTSLKTVSSSRTTHYTQGWDKYEYFGELDFSNCRNLDHNARSNIMDDAQLRIMQVAIASSKLREKEEEEEDDDDDADGDDDHEYYSYWPLVSIVCPGKEIPNWFSYQSEESSVVIELRQDWFRTGLLGFALAVVVSWELNCQLNWMVRASFNVKFKGESHEMFTSEFDIRQASWKLNDYCYGQHHVYLWNEAFKSEVVAKKCSPDFCNLANDASVEFCLVDEDSGEPTSYMKVEKCGVCPLYFEDAERFKYGHVIVRGITEAKRASSCIETALAIVPGESKEEEEEEEEERRHDNFEANEPETNGSGDESEEEASGSGDEFEEKASGSGIDNNTDLLVRQSCRETSLMDLKQMHIKSLKPTSHAVPRPYYFSPRYNVEF; via the exons ATGGAGTGTATCACGCCTCTCTTGCACATGTGCTGCAGATTGTTAACATTTTCTTCTCCGTCTTCTGCTGGTGCTGGTGCTGTTGGTGCTTCTGCTGCCGATGATATTGATGCTGATAACCCCCCTCGCCGGGATAAGTATGATGTATTTATCAGTTTCAGAGGTGAGGATACCCGCCTTAATATTACCAGCCATCTTCATGCTGCCTTGCTTCAGAGGAAAATTGAAACCTACATAGATTACATACTTCAGAGAGGAGAAGAAATCGGACCCGCCCTTCTAGAGGCAATCGAGAAATCAACTCTTTCGGTGATCATTTTCTCACAAAACTATGCTTCTTCCACGTGGTGTTTGGATGAACTTGTGCATATACTAAAATGCAAGGAAAAATCTGGCCAGATAGTTATACCTATATTCTATGACATCAATCCATCTGATGTACGACAACAGCGCAGGAGTTACGCGGATGCATTTGCTCAATTTGAAAAACGTTTCAATGACAGTATCGACAAGGTGCAAAAGTGGAGGGACGCTTTGACCACTGCGGCCAATCTGTCTGGGTTTGATCATTCACAAAAATCAAG ATTGATTTGTGAATCATCATGCAATTTAGAAGGTCTGATTGGAATTGAAAGCCGCATCAAGCAAATTGAATCGCTATTAGGCATTCATTCACAGGACGCTTGCATCACTGTAGGTATTTGGGGTATGGCTGGTATTGGCAAGACCACTCTTGCTGAAATTGTATTTCACAGACTCTCTTCTAAATTTGAAGCTTGTTGTTTTCTTAGAAATGTCAGGGAGAACTCAGAACAACCACATGGACTAGATCACTTGGGAAAAACACTTCTTAAAGAGATACTAAAGGAGGAAGCTCTGTCCATAAGATCAATTTTTGTTCGAGAAAGGCTCAGTCGTACAAAGGtcctcattgttcttgatgatgtgaGTGATTCAATGCAAATGGAACGTTTAGCTGGCAATCGTCTTCAGTATGGCACTGGAAGTAGAATAATTATCACAAGTAGAGATAGGAGCATACTTCGGCAAACTGTTGAAGAGGATAAGATCTACGAGGTTGAGGGATTAAAACCGGATGACGCTCTTCAGCTGTTTCATTCACGTGCTTTCAAGAATACTCCTACAATAGATTATAAGGAGTTGGCAGAAAAAGCGGTGGATTATGCTGGAGGTGTTCCTTTAGCTCTTATAACTCTGGGGTCCTCACTCCTAAATTGCAAGAGCAAAGAAGAATGGGAAGATGAATTGAACAAGTTGAAACAATTTCCCAATGAAAATATCCAAAGAGTGTTGAGACTAAGTTATGATCGATTGGGAAGAAATGAAAAGGAGATATTTTTAGATATAGCTTGTTTTCATAAAGGGAAGCATGTGGAGtatgtaaaaaaaatgttagGCATTCGTGGATTCTTTGCGGCAGTTGGAATTAGAGTTCTCATTGACGTGTCTCTCATATCAATTGATTTAGCACAGGAAATCATAGAGATGCATGATTTGATTCAAGAAATGGGTTGCACAATTGTTCACGAACAATGTATTGAAGATCCCGGTAAACGTAATAGGTTGTTCAACGATGAGGATGTCTATCGCTTACTAGAAAGTAATACG GGAACTCCATTTGTTCAAGCCATATTGATTAAGTGTTGGCAGATTGAAAAGCGACCATTGAAACGTGCAGACTTCAAAATGATGCCTAACCTCGTAATGCTAATTGTGGTTTATTCTGAACATTTTGGAAACTATAGCACAGTAACCACTTCTCTGGATCTTCCCAATTCTCTTCGTTATCTTTATTGGAATCGATATCCTTTGAAATCTTTGCCGTCAAATTTTTCTCCGGAAAACCTAGTTGAGTTGCATATGCCCGATAGCCTAGTTAAGCAACTTTGGAAAGAAGACAAG AGACTTGTGAACTTAGAAGTGATCAATTTGCAGTACTCTAGCGATCTAACTGAAGTTCCAAATCTCTTTGGAAGTCCAAAAATTGGGCATATAAATCTTCGTGGCTGTGAAAGTTTGGTTGaaattccttcatattttcAACATCTCAACAAGCTTACTTATCTTGATGTTGGAAGCTGCACGAGTCTCTTCAGTCTTACGAACATTTGCAAGTTGAAATCTCTCAAGGAACTTGATCTGTCTAGGTGCTCTAAACTTGAATCCTTCCCAGAGATTGTGGACCCAATCGAACATTTGGAGTCtcttattttaaataaaacagcTGTTCAAGAGCTACACTCGTCAATCAAGTTTCTCCCTGCGCTGAAAAGAATTAAATTGAACGGTTGCAAAAGGCTTTTAAGTATCCCAAAGAGCATTTGTAAGTTGAAATATCTTGAGAGACTTGACCTCAAATGGTGCTCAATATTTTACAAATTCCCTCGAATCTTGGAGCCAATGGAACATCTGAACTTTCTTAGTTTGGAAGGCACAGCGGTCGAAAAGCTTCCTTCGTCTATTGGAAATTTAGTTGGGCTTGAGACATTAGATCTTGGTATGTGCAAGAACCTTAAGGTTGTCTCAAGAAGTATCTACAATTTGACCAATCTTAAAATTCTCAGCTTTTATGCCTGTCAGAAACTAAAAAAATTGCCTTCCAACTCTGTCGGTTTGCTTTCTTTGGAAGTACTAAATCTCAGTCGCAGCGGTATATTAGGAATCCCCGATGGCTTCGTTTGCACAACCTCATTGCGAGATTTAGATCTGAGTAGAAGCATGATTAGGAGCTTACCTGCGAGCATCAAACAAGCTTCTCAGTTGTCTACACTCTGCTTAATTGGCTGCAAGTGGCTTCAATCATTACCAGAGCTCCCAGTAGTACGTTTACTTCAAGCACATGGCTGCACGTCACTGAAGACGGTGTCAAGTTCAAGGACCACACACTACACACAAGGTTGGGATAAATATGAATATTTTGGAGAACTTGATTTTTCTAATTGCCGAAATTTGGATCATAATGCAAGGAGCAACATAATGGATGATGCACAGCTTAGAATTATGCAAGTGGCAATTGCATCGTCAAAGttaagagaaaaagaagaagaagaagaagatgatgatgatgatgctgaTGGAGACGACGACCAT GAGTATTACAGTTATTGGCCTTTGGTTAGCATTGTATGTCCGGGAAAAGAAATTCCAAATTGGTTCAGCTATCAAAGTGAGGAATCTTCGGTAGTCATCGAGCTTCGTCAAGATTGGTTTCGAACAGGTTTATTGGGTTTCGCGCTCGCTGTTGTTGTTTCTTGGGAGTTGAACTGCCAGCTGAACTGGATGGTAAGAGCTAGTTTCAATGTCAAATTCAAGGGTGAAAGCCATGAAATGTTCACTAGTGAATTCGATATCAGACAAGCCAGTTGGAAATTGAATGACTACTGTTACGGCCAACATCACGTGTACCTGTGGAATGAGGCCTTTAAAAGTGAAGTGGTAGCAAAAAAATGCTCCCCTGACTTTTGCAACCTTGCCAATGATGCCTCTGTTGAATTCTGCCTGGTGGATGAGGATTCCGGCGAACCCACTTCCTACATGAAGGTGGAGAAGTGTGGGGTATGCCCATTGTATTTCGAAGATGCTGAGAGATTCAAATATGGTCATGTCATTGTCAGAGGCATCACTGAGGCAAAGCGA gCCTCATCTTGCATTGAGACGGCTCTAGCCATCGTGCCAGGGGaatcaaaagaagaagaagaagaagaagaagaagaaagacgcCATGATAATTTTGAAGCCAATGAGCCCGAAACCAATGGATCAGGTGATGAGTCTGAAGAAGAAGCAAGTGGATCAGGTGATGAGTTTGAAGAAAAAGCCAGTGGAAGTGGAATTGACAACAATACGGACCTGTTAGTACGTCAATCTTGCAGGGAAACTAGTCTTATGGACCTGAAGCAAATGCATATTAAGAGTTTGAAGCCAACAAGTCATGCGGTACCTAGGCCCTATTACTTTTCTCCAAGATATAATGTTGAATTTTGA
- the LOC126616780 gene encoding disease resistance-like protein DSC1 isoform X1, translating into MECITPLLHMCCRLLTFSSPSSAGAGAVGASAADDIDADNPPRRDKYDVFISFRGEDTRLNITSHLHAALLQRKIETYIDYILQRGEEIGPALLEAIEKSTLSVIIFSQNYASSTWCLDELVHILKCKEKSGQIVIPIFYDINPSDVRQQRRSYADAFAQFEKRFNDSIDKVQKWRDALTTAANLSGFDHSQKSRTEADLIKKVVDHIWTRLICESSCNLEGLIGIESRIKQIESLLGIHSQDACITVGIWGMAGIGKTTLAEIVFHRLSSKFEACCFLRNVRENSEQPHGLDHLGKTLLKEILKEEALSIRSIFVRERLSRTKVLIVLDDVSDSMQMERLAGNRLQYGTGSRIIITSRDRSILRQTVEEDKIYEVEGLKPDDALQLFHSRAFKNTPTIDYKELAEKAVDYAGGVPLALITLGSSLLNCKSKEEWEDELNKLKQFPNENIQRVLRLSYDRLGRNEKEIFLDIACFHKGKHVEYVKKMLGIRGFFAAVGIRVLIDVSLISIDLAQEIIEMHDLIQEMGCTIVHEQCIEDPGKRNRLFNDEDVYRLLESNTGTPFVQAILIKCWQIEKRPLKRADFKMMPNLVMLIVVYSEHFGNYSTVTTSLDLPNSLRYLYWNRYPLKSLPSNFSPENLVELHMPDSLVKQLWKEDKRLVNLEVINLQYSSDLTEVPNLFGSPKIGHINLRGCESLVEIPSYFQHLNKLTYLDVGSCTSLFSLTNICKLKSLKELDLSRCSKLESFPEIVDPIEHLESLILNKTAVQELHSSIKFLPALKRIKLNGCKRLLSIPKSICKLKYLERLDLKWCSIFYKFPRILEPMEHLNFLSLEGTAVEKLPSSIGNLVGLETLDLGMCKNLKVVSRSIYNLTNLKILSFYACQKLKKLPSNSVGLLSLEVLNLSRSGILGIPDGFVCTTSLRDLDLSRSMIRSLPASIKQASQLSTLCLIGCKWLQSLPELPVVRLLQAHGCTSLKTVSSSRTTHYTQGWDKYEYFGELDFSNCRNLDHNARSNIMDDAQLRIMQVAIASSKLREKEEEEEDDDDDADGDDDHEYYSYWPLVSIVCPGKEIPNWFSYQSEESSVVIELRQDWFRTGLLGFALAVVVSWELNCQLNWMVRASFNVKFKGESHEMFTSEFDIRQASWKLNDYCYGQHHVYLWNEAFKSEVVAKKCSPDFCNLANDASVEFCLVDEDSGEPTSYMKVEKCGVCPLYFEDAERFKYGHVIVRGITEAKRASSCIETALAIVPGESKEEEEEEEEERRHDNFEANEPETNGSGDESEEEASGSGDEFEEKASGSGIDNNTDLLVRQSCRETSLMDLKQMHIKSLKPTSHAVPRPYYFSPRYNVEF; encoded by the exons ATGGAGTGTATCACGCCTCTCTTGCACATGTGCTGCAGATTGTTAACATTTTCTTCTCCGTCTTCTGCTGGTGCTGGTGCTGTTGGTGCTTCTGCTGCCGATGATATTGATGCTGATAACCCCCCTCGCCGGGATAAGTATGATGTATTTATCAGTTTCAGAGGTGAGGATACCCGCCTTAATATTACCAGCCATCTTCATGCTGCCTTGCTTCAGAGGAAAATTGAAACCTACATAGATTACATACTTCAGAGAGGAGAAGAAATCGGACCCGCCCTTCTAGAGGCAATCGAGAAATCAACTCTTTCGGTGATCATTTTCTCACAAAACTATGCTTCTTCCACGTGGTGTTTGGATGAACTTGTGCATATACTAAAATGCAAGGAAAAATCTGGCCAGATAGTTATACCTATATTCTATGACATCAATCCATCTGATGTACGACAACAGCGCAGGAGTTACGCGGATGCATTTGCTCAATTTGAAAAACGTTTCAATGACAGTATCGACAAGGTGCAAAAGTGGAGGGACGCTTTGACCACTGCGGCCAATCTGTCTGGGTTTGATCATTCACAAAAATCAAG GACGGAGGCAGATTTAATTAAGAAAGTTGTTGATCACATTTGGACCAGATTGATTTGTGAATCATCATGCAATTTAGAAGGTCTGATTGGAATTGAAAGCCGCATCAAGCAAATTGAATCGCTATTAGGCATTCATTCACAGGACGCTTGCATCACTGTAGGTATTTGGGGTATGGCTGGTATTGGCAAGACCACTCTTGCTGAAATTGTATTTCACAGACTCTCTTCTAAATTTGAAGCTTGTTGTTTTCTTAGAAATGTCAGGGAGAACTCAGAACAACCACATGGACTAGATCACTTGGGAAAAACACTTCTTAAAGAGATACTAAAGGAGGAAGCTCTGTCCATAAGATCAATTTTTGTTCGAGAAAGGCTCAGTCGTACAAAGGtcctcattgttcttgatgatgtgaGTGATTCAATGCAAATGGAACGTTTAGCTGGCAATCGTCTTCAGTATGGCACTGGAAGTAGAATAATTATCACAAGTAGAGATAGGAGCATACTTCGGCAAACTGTTGAAGAGGATAAGATCTACGAGGTTGAGGGATTAAAACCGGATGACGCTCTTCAGCTGTTTCATTCACGTGCTTTCAAGAATACTCCTACAATAGATTATAAGGAGTTGGCAGAAAAAGCGGTGGATTATGCTGGAGGTGTTCCTTTAGCTCTTATAACTCTGGGGTCCTCACTCCTAAATTGCAAGAGCAAAGAAGAATGGGAAGATGAATTGAACAAGTTGAAACAATTTCCCAATGAAAATATCCAAAGAGTGTTGAGACTAAGTTATGATCGATTGGGAAGAAATGAAAAGGAGATATTTTTAGATATAGCTTGTTTTCATAAAGGGAAGCATGTGGAGtatgtaaaaaaaatgttagGCATTCGTGGATTCTTTGCGGCAGTTGGAATTAGAGTTCTCATTGACGTGTCTCTCATATCAATTGATTTAGCACAGGAAATCATAGAGATGCATGATTTGATTCAAGAAATGGGTTGCACAATTGTTCACGAACAATGTATTGAAGATCCCGGTAAACGTAATAGGTTGTTCAACGATGAGGATGTCTATCGCTTACTAGAAAGTAATACG GGAACTCCATTTGTTCAAGCCATATTGATTAAGTGTTGGCAGATTGAAAAGCGACCATTGAAACGTGCAGACTTCAAAATGATGCCTAACCTCGTAATGCTAATTGTGGTTTATTCTGAACATTTTGGAAACTATAGCACAGTAACCACTTCTCTGGATCTTCCCAATTCTCTTCGTTATCTTTATTGGAATCGATATCCTTTGAAATCTTTGCCGTCAAATTTTTCTCCGGAAAACCTAGTTGAGTTGCATATGCCCGATAGCCTAGTTAAGCAACTTTGGAAAGAAGACAAG AGACTTGTGAACTTAGAAGTGATCAATTTGCAGTACTCTAGCGATCTAACTGAAGTTCCAAATCTCTTTGGAAGTCCAAAAATTGGGCATATAAATCTTCGTGGCTGTGAAAGTTTGGTTGaaattccttcatattttcAACATCTCAACAAGCTTACTTATCTTGATGTTGGAAGCTGCACGAGTCTCTTCAGTCTTACGAACATTTGCAAGTTGAAATCTCTCAAGGAACTTGATCTGTCTAGGTGCTCTAAACTTGAATCCTTCCCAGAGATTGTGGACCCAATCGAACATTTGGAGTCtcttattttaaataaaacagcTGTTCAAGAGCTACACTCGTCAATCAAGTTTCTCCCTGCGCTGAAAAGAATTAAATTGAACGGTTGCAAAAGGCTTTTAAGTATCCCAAAGAGCATTTGTAAGTTGAAATATCTTGAGAGACTTGACCTCAAATGGTGCTCAATATTTTACAAATTCCCTCGAATCTTGGAGCCAATGGAACATCTGAACTTTCTTAGTTTGGAAGGCACAGCGGTCGAAAAGCTTCCTTCGTCTATTGGAAATTTAGTTGGGCTTGAGACATTAGATCTTGGTATGTGCAAGAACCTTAAGGTTGTCTCAAGAAGTATCTACAATTTGACCAATCTTAAAATTCTCAGCTTTTATGCCTGTCAGAAACTAAAAAAATTGCCTTCCAACTCTGTCGGTTTGCTTTCTTTGGAAGTACTAAATCTCAGTCGCAGCGGTATATTAGGAATCCCCGATGGCTTCGTTTGCACAACCTCATTGCGAGATTTAGATCTGAGTAGAAGCATGATTAGGAGCTTACCTGCGAGCATCAAACAAGCTTCTCAGTTGTCTACACTCTGCTTAATTGGCTGCAAGTGGCTTCAATCATTACCAGAGCTCCCAGTAGTACGTTTACTTCAAGCACATGGCTGCACGTCACTGAAGACGGTGTCAAGTTCAAGGACCACACACTACACACAAGGTTGGGATAAATATGAATATTTTGGAGAACTTGATTTTTCTAATTGCCGAAATTTGGATCATAATGCAAGGAGCAACATAATGGATGATGCACAGCTTAGAATTATGCAAGTGGCAATTGCATCGTCAAAGttaagagaaaaagaagaagaagaagaagatgatgatgatgatgctgaTGGAGACGACGACCAT GAGTATTACAGTTATTGGCCTTTGGTTAGCATTGTATGTCCGGGAAAAGAAATTCCAAATTGGTTCAGCTATCAAAGTGAGGAATCTTCGGTAGTCATCGAGCTTCGTCAAGATTGGTTTCGAACAGGTTTATTGGGTTTCGCGCTCGCTGTTGTTGTTTCTTGGGAGTTGAACTGCCAGCTGAACTGGATGGTAAGAGCTAGTTTCAATGTCAAATTCAAGGGTGAAAGCCATGAAATGTTCACTAGTGAATTCGATATCAGACAAGCCAGTTGGAAATTGAATGACTACTGTTACGGCCAACATCACGTGTACCTGTGGAATGAGGCCTTTAAAAGTGAAGTGGTAGCAAAAAAATGCTCCCCTGACTTTTGCAACCTTGCCAATGATGCCTCTGTTGAATTCTGCCTGGTGGATGAGGATTCCGGCGAACCCACTTCCTACATGAAGGTGGAGAAGTGTGGGGTATGCCCATTGTATTTCGAAGATGCTGAGAGATTCAAATATGGTCATGTCATTGTCAGAGGCATCACTGAGGCAAAGCGA gCCTCATCTTGCATTGAGACGGCTCTAGCCATCGTGCCAGGGGaatcaaaagaagaagaagaagaagaagaagaagaaagacgcCATGATAATTTTGAAGCCAATGAGCCCGAAACCAATGGATCAGGTGATGAGTCTGAAGAAGAAGCAAGTGGATCAGGTGATGAGTTTGAAGAAAAAGCCAGTGGAAGTGGAATTGACAACAATACGGACCTGTTAGTACGTCAATCTTGCAGGGAAACTAGTCTTATGGACCTGAAGCAAATGCATATTAAGAGTTTGAAGCCAACAAGTCATGCGGTACCTAGGCCCTATTACTTTTCTCCAAGATATAATGTTGAATTTTGA
- the LOC126616379 gene encoding uncharacterized protein LOC126616379 produces the protein MSNLNKLDFTALEVSGRNYLKWVQDVKLHLTAKNLRPAIEEATDKPVGEAEKATAMIFIRRHIHDALQTEYLAEEDPRALWVALADRFDHQKDIFLPEARHDWQHLRFQDFKSVNEYNSEVCRIRSLLKFCNETLTEEDLLEKTYSTFSASNIVLQQQYRAQKFTKFSDLISVLLLAEKQNQLLMKNHQARPTGATAVPEAHYSTNQHPKRQKRRGKGGQKPSHQGQQSQGPSKGGNKAQKRPNLAPKAPNFKNKGKAPATMNDDMCYRCGSKDHWSCICRAPKKVVDAYHSRRTKFESNFLQVDEPETTKMEVSDFQEDTTPMED, from the coding sequence atgtcgaatttgaacaaactcgacttcaccgctttggaggtttctggaaggaactacctcaagtgggttcaagatgtgaagctccacctcactgcaaagaacttgcgtcctgctattgaagaagcaacagataaacctgttggcgaggctgaaaaagccactgctatgatcttcatccgaagacatatccatgacgctctacaaactgagtaccttgctgaggaggatccacgtgcattatgggtcgctttggctgatcgtttcgatcaccaaaaggacatattcttgcctgaagcaagacacgactggcagcacttgcgcttccaagactttaagtctgtgaatgaatataattctgaagtttgtcgaatccgatcacttctcaagttttgcaatgaaactttgactgaagaggatctcctggagaagacctactctaccttctctgcttctaatattgtcctgcagcaacaatatagagctcagaagttcactaagttctcggatttgatctctgttttacttcttgctgaaaagcagaaccagctgttgatgaagaatcatcaagctcgacctactggggctactgctgtgcctgaagcacattatagcactaatcagcacccaaaacgccaaaagaggcgtggtaagggcggccagaagccatcccaccaaggtcaacagagccaaggcccatccaagggaggaaacaaagcccagaagcgcccaaacctcgctcccaaggccccgaacttcaagaataagggcaaagcacctgccacaatgaatgacgatatgtgctatcgttgtggttccaaggaccattggtcctgtatttgccgtgctcccaagaaggttgtggatgcatatcattctcgtcgtacgaagtttgaatcaaacttcctgcaagtggacgaaccggagactacaaagatggaagtttctgattttcaggaggataccactcctatggaagattag